Proteins from one Streptomyces genisteinicus genomic window:
- a CDS encoding LacI family DNA-binding transcriptional regulator, which yields MNSPARVTIKDVAARAGVSKGAVSLAFNQKPGVSQATRERIFAAAQELGWAPNVTARSLSSQRVDIVGLALCRPARLLGLEPFYMDFISGIESVLAERSCSLLLRLVRDLDEEIELYTTWWRSQTIAGAVLVDFHENDPRVPSLQAIGLPAVAVGHPSLTGAFPAVWTDDATAAAEAVRYLAALGHRRIARVGGPAGLGHSAIRAAAFAATMRELGLEEGRQIATGFDGKEGARATRSLLLAAQRPTAIVYDNDIMAVAGAGVAAEMGFVVPDDVSLLAWDDSQLCRITHPTLSAMSHDVHHFGAEVARTLFGVIEGTHTGALQVPTPSLTPRGSTAPAPHH from the coding sequence GTGAACAGCCCCGCACGCGTCACCATCAAGGACGTCGCGGCCCGCGCCGGAGTCTCCAAGGGCGCGGTGTCGCTGGCGTTCAACCAGAAACCGGGCGTGTCGCAGGCGACCCGGGAACGCATCTTCGCGGCGGCACAGGAACTCGGCTGGGCTCCCAACGTGACCGCGCGCAGCCTCTCCAGCCAGCGGGTGGACATCGTCGGGCTCGCCCTGTGCCGGCCCGCGAGGCTCCTCGGGCTCGAACCGTTCTACATGGACTTCATCTCCGGCATCGAGAGCGTCCTGGCCGAACGCTCCTGCTCGCTGCTGCTGCGCCTGGTGCGCGATCTCGACGAGGAGATCGAGCTCTACACCACCTGGTGGCGCAGCCAGACGATCGCCGGCGCCGTCCTCGTCGACTTCCACGAGAACGATCCGCGGGTCCCCTCCCTCCAGGCGATCGGGCTGCCGGCCGTCGCGGTCGGCCACCCGTCGCTGACCGGGGCGTTCCCTGCGGTGTGGACGGACGACGCCACCGCCGCCGCGGAGGCCGTCCGCTATCTGGCCGCCCTCGGGCACCGGCGCATCGCCAGGGTCGGCGGCCCGGCCGGGCTCGGTCACAGTGCGATCCGCGCCGCGGCGTTCGCCGCGACCATGCGGGAGCTGGGGCTGGAGGAGGGACGGCAGATCGCGACGGGGTTCGACGGCAAGGAGGGCGCCAGGGCCACCCGCTCCCTGCTGCTCGCCGCGCAGCGGCCCACGGCGATCGTGTACGACAACGACATCATGGCCGTCGCCGGTGCGGGGGTCGCGGCCGAGATGGGCTTCGTCGTGCCCGACGACGTGTCGCTGCTCGCCTGGGACGACTCGCAGTTGTGCCGCATCACCCATCCCACGCTGTCGGCCATGAGCCACGATGTGCACCACTTCGGCGCCGAGGTGGCACGCACGCTGTTCGGCGTGATCGAGGGCACGCACACGGGGGCGCTCCAGGTCCCCACTCCGTCCCTCACCCCCCGCGGCTCGACGGCGCCCGCCCCCCACCACTGA
- a CDS encoding peptidase inhibitor family I36 protein produces the protein MGTSSSGTRSLKAALATGVVAGAALLSAAAPASAANPPYSGCPSWALCLYQHGGGTGSKAIITPTAGMVTLYSVHFLNGDLANNQASSWLNNSTCQVRFVDDPYNHSDLDFTPSHQYGATGDWAGQFANDRLTGVHFSCP, from the coding sequence ATGGGAACGAGTTCATCGGGAACGAGATCGCTCAAGGCGGCTCTCGCGACGGGCGTGGTCGCCGGTGCGGCCCTGCTGTCCGCCGCGGCCCCGGCCTCCGCGGCCAACCCGCCGTATTCCGGCTGCCCGAGCTGGGCCCTGTGCCTCTACCAGCACGGCGGGGGCACGGGCTCCAAGGCGATCATCACCCCGACCGCCGGCATGGTCACCCTCTACAGCGTCCACTTCCTGAACGGGGACCTTGCCAACAATCAGGCGTCCTCCTGGCTGAACAACTCCACCTGCCAGGTGAGGTTCGTCGACGACCCGTACAACCACTCGGACCTGGACTTCACTCCGAGCCATCAGTACGGCGCCACGGGCGACTGGGCCGGCCAGTTCGCCAACGACAGGCTGACCGGGGTGCACTTCTCCTGCCCCTGA